From a single Brassica napus cultivar Da-Ae chromosome C9, Da-Ae, whole genome shotgun sequence genomic region:
- the LOC111206255 gene encoding splicing factor 3B subunit 4, whose product MEANQVYGFSTLVVILLLSLTLTVTSTDEVVSCTMCSSCDNPCNPVPSYPPPPPPSRPPPSPSTTTACPPPPSPPSSGGGGSYYYPPPSQSGGGKYPPPYGDGKYPPPYGDGGQGYYYPPPYSGNYPTPPPPNPIVPYFPFYYHTPPPGSGSDRFMGSSSIMFALLAMFLCLA is encoded by the coding sequence ATGGAAGCAAACCAAGTATACGGTTTCTCTACACTTGTTGTTATTCTGCTACTGTCACTGACTTTGACAGTGACATCAACGGACGAGGTTGTTTCCTGTACAATGTGTTCTTCCTGCGACAATCCTTGTAATCCCGTCCCATCatatcctcctcctccgcctcctTCTCGTCCACCACCGTCACCATCCACTACTACCGCATGTCCTCCGCCTCCTTCTCCTCCCAGCTCCGGTGGTGGTGGCTCTTACTATTACCCTCCTCCTTCTCAGTCCGGTGGCGGAAAATACCCTCCTCCTTACGGTGACGGAAAATACCCTCCTCCTTACGGTGACGGCGGTCAAGGTTACTACTATCCTCCGCCGTATTCAGGAAACTATCCCACGCCGCCTCCGCCGAATCCCATCGTCCCTTATTTCCCGTTTTACTATCATACGCCACCACCAGGTTCTGGTTCAGATCGGTTTATGGGTTCTAGTTCTATTATGTTTGCTCTTTTAGCCATGTTCCTCTGTTTAGCATAA